In Synechococcus sp. KORDI-100, a single window of DNA contains:
- a CDS encoding Ppx/GppA phosphatase family protein gives MLDAETTAQASDPARPARPSPDANIEGVQRDQLRRVAAIDIGTNSTHLLVASVDTALRTFRIIQAEKSTTRLGERDPDTGELTEAAMQRGYDTLRRFRDLATSHQVEQLVTAATSAVREASNGRDYLQQIKDGLGIEVDLVSGSEEARLIYLGVLSGMPFGNRPHLLLDIGGGSTELILADGRDARALTSTRVGAVRLQRDFVKDDPIPPRGRAFLQAFIQGSLEPAVDKVRRRIQPGEVPVLVATSGTAMAIGALAASEDDRPPLKLHGYRMSRQRLDRVVEKLVGMSPEQRRQLAPINERRAEIIVPGALILQTTMQMLGAEELVLSERALREGLIVDWMLRHGFLEDRFSFQSSIRQRTVIHQVQRFAVNQTRAERVASHALSLYDQTRGVMHQDPGQGRELLWAAAMLHACGQHINLSAYHKHSWYLIRHGELLGYSEAEHLMVAAIARYHRRSLPKKRHESWQALDTRENRRLVNEMALLLRLAAAMDRRPEPVVAFVRAETTPTELRLELVPERLNQNLSLEQWSLDNCAEVIREASGVRLVVSVQG, from the coding sequence ATGCTGGATGCGGAGACCACAGCGCAGGCCTCTGACCCTGCCCGTCCAGCTCGGCCATCCCCTGACGCCAACATCGAGGGGGTTCAACGCGATCAACTGCGTCGGGTCGCTGCCATCGATATCGGCACGAACTCGACCCACCTGCTTGTGGCTTCGGTTGACACCGCGTTGCGGACATTCCGGATCATCCAGGCCGAGAAGTCCACGACGCGCCTCGGTGAACGTGACCCCGACACAGGGGAACTCACCGAGGCTGCGATGCAGCGTGGCTATGACACCCTCAGGCGGTTCAGGGACCTGGCCACCAGCCACCAGGTCGAGCAACTCGTGACCGCCGCCACCAGTGCTGTCCGCGAGGCGTCCAACGGCCGCGACTATCTGCAGCAGATCAAAGATGGTCTTGGAATCGAGGTGGATCTTGTCAGCGGTTCCGAGGAAGCTCGACTGATCTATCTGGGCGTGCTCTCCGGCATGCCCTTCGGCAACCGCCCCCATCTTCTGCTGGACATCGGTGGCGGCTCCACCGAACTGATTCTCGCGGACGGTCGCGATGCCAGAGCCCTCACCAGTACAAGGGTTGGTGCGGTGCGTCTGCAGCGAGATTTCGTCAAGGATGATCCGATTCCGCCCCGGGGACGGGCTTTTCTGCAGGCCTTCATCCAAGGCTCTCTGGAACCTGCCGTCGACAAGGTGCGTCGCCGGATCCAGCCGGGTGAAGTTCCGGTGTTGGTCGCCACCAGTGGAACGGCCATGGCCATCGGTGCCCTGGCCGCCAGTGAGGACGATCGCCCCCCTCTCAAGCTGCATGGCTACCGGATGTCGCGTCAGCGGCTTGATCGCGTCGTTGAAAAGCTGGTGGGGATGTCACCGGAGCAGCGCCGACAACTCGCTCCCATCAACGAGCGCAGGGCTGAGATCATCGTCCCTGGAGCGTTGATTCTGCAGACCACGATGCAGATGCTGGGAGCCGAGGAGCTGGTTCTCAGCGAACGGGCGCTTCGCGAGGGGTTGATTGTCGACTGGATGTTGCGCCATGGATTTCTGGAGGATCGGTTCAGCTTCCAGAGCAGCATTCGTCAGCGCACAGTGATTCATCAGGTCCAGCGCTTTGCGGTGAACCAGACCCGTGCCGAGCGCGTGGCATCCCATGCTCTGAGCCTTTACGACCAAACCCGCGGGGTGATGCACCAAGACCCAGGTCAGGGCCGTGAGCTGCTCTGGGCAGCAGCGATGCTGCACGCCTGCGGTCAGCACATCAACCTCAGTGCTTATCACAAGCACTCCTGGTATCTGATTCGTCATGGGGAATTGCTGGGCTATTCCGAGGCGGAACACCTGATGGTTGCGGCCATTGCTCGCTATCACCGCCGCAGCCTGCCCAAGAAACGTCATGAGTCCTGGCAGGCATTGGACACACGCGAGAATCGACGCCTCGTCAACGAGATGGCGCTCCTGCTGAGACTGGCTGCGGCGATGGATCGCCGCCCGGAACCCGTCGTCGCTTTCGTGCGCGCTGAAACCACTCCGACTGAGCTTCGCTTGGAGCTGGTTCCCGAGCGACTGAACCAGAACCTCAGCCTCGAGCAGTGGAGCCTTGACAATTGCGCAGAGGTGATTCGCGAGGCCTCAGGGGTCAGGCTGGTCGTCAGCGTTCAGGGATGA
- a CDS encoding RodZ family helix-turn-helix domain-containing protein: MAPQNHSEDSGTTLPSESGLAQVGQLIRAQRQARGLSAEQLAATMHMGVEQLTALELGDEDRLPEPVFIKAMVRRLASHLRMNADDLVKKLGPTASISSQIRDPLTAAPWPAPVSTPNRQRRSVLLLVPILLLLGGGAGYTLWQVKLSDADQPVPPSEVPSSKPVTEDSTAIQPTADQDPPAAPETITVEISSAEPSWIALRRGGTVEFQGTLDEPITIDDPENVEIYAGRPDLVMVNVSDQEPRRISTIDDVRWHELIPER, encoded by the coding sequence ATGGCTCCCCAGAACCATTCAGAGGATTCTGGGACGACACTTCCCTCTGAGAGCGGTCTGGCCCAGGTTGGCCAACTGATCAGGGCCCAGCGGCAGGCACGTGGACTTTCGGCCGAGCAACTGGCGGCCACCATGCACATGGGTGTCGAGCAGCTGACGGCCCTGGAACTCGGCGATGAGGATCGACTTCCCGAGCCGGTGTTCATCAAGGCGATGGTCCGCAGACTGGCGAGCCATCTGCGGATGAATGCCGACGATCTCGTCAAGAAACTTGGTCCCACAGCCTCGATCTCATCCCAGATCAGGGACCCGCTCACTGCGGCTCCGTGGCCTGCGCCGGTGTCAACGCCAAACCGACAGCGACGCTCTGTGTTGTTGCTGGTTCCAATTCTGCTGCTTCTCGGGGGGGGAGCTGGATACACCCTCTGGCAGGTCAAGCTCAGCGATGCCGATCAACCTGTTCCGCCTTCGGAGGTTCCAAGCAGCAAGCCGGTGACAGAGGACAGCACTGCCATCCAGCCAACTGCCGATCAAGACCCTCCAGCCGCACCCGAGACGATCACTGTTGAAATCAGCAGCGCTGAGCCGAGCTGGATCGCACTCCGTCGCGGCGGGACCGTTGAGTTTCAGGGGACCCTGGACGAACCGATCACGATCGATGACCCTGAAAACGTCGAGATCTATGCCGGTCGACCCGATCTGGTCATGGTCAACGTGTCAGATCAGGAACCGAGACGCATCAGCACGATTGATGATGTCCGCTGGCACGAACTCATCCCTGAACGCTGA
- the cobM gene encoding precorrin-4 C(11)-methyltransferase: MSSPVCFVGAGPGAPDLLTLRAADRLRHADRLIWTDSLVSPAIAELVPAKCERIRTSHLTLEDVLPLLIEGYRTGLRVVRLHDGDPALYSAINEQICTLNDEGIPLEVVPGVSAYQAAAAALERELTVPGVVQTIVLSRAGGRTGVPEREQLERLASIGASLCLYLSARHVEEVQQMLLHHYPDDTPVAIGHRVSWPDQWLTIVPLREMAQTSRERSLIRTTLYIISPALVPGPERSRLYSPDHVHLFRPNR; this comes from the coding sequence TTGAGCAGCCCTGTTTGCTTCGTTGGAGCCGGGCCCGGAGCGCCTGATCTGCTGACCTTGCGTGCGGCTGATCGACTCCGGCATGCCGATCGACTGATCTGGACGGATTCACTCGTCAGCCCGGCAATCGCAGAACTCGTTCCAGCCAAGTGTGAACGGATCAGGACCAGTCATCTGACGCTGGAAGACGTTCTTCCGCTTCTCATCGAGGGGTACAGAACGGGCCTTCGCGTCGTCCGGCTGCACGATGGCGATCCAGCGCTCTACAGCGCCATCAACGAGCAGATCTGCACCCTGAACGATGAGGGCATCCCCTTGGAGGTGGTTCCCGGGGTCAGCGCCTATCAAGCCGCGGCTGCCGCACTCGAGCGGGAACTCACCGTTCCAGGTGTGGTTCAGACCATTGTGCTCAGCCGAGCTGGTGGTCGAACCGGCGTCCCCGAGCGCGAGCAGCTGGAACGGTTGGCATCCATTGGAGCAAGTCTTTGTCTGTACCTCAGTGCTCGGCATGTGGAAGAGGTCCAGCAGATGCTTCTGCATCACTATCCCGATGACACGCCGGTCGCCATCGGGCACCGGGTGAGCTGGCCTGATCAATGGCTCACGATCGTTCCACTCAGGGAGATGGCTCAGACGAGTCGTGAACGCAGTCTCATCAGAACCACCCTCTACATCATCAGTCCGGCACTGGTGCCAGGCCCTGAGCGTTCACGTCTCTATTCACCGGACCATGTTCACCTGTTTCGACCAAACCGATGA
- the lgt gene encoding prolipoprotein diacylglyceryl transferase, with protein sequence MFTSPGPELIQLGPFTLRWYGLLIAAAVLIGLNISSRLARSRDLDNGLISDLLPILILASVLGARAYYVAFEWRNYSDNWIKALAIWEGGIAIHGALIAGTLTLILFCRWRRQSFWDLLDVLVPSLALGQAIGRWGNFFNSEAFGVPTDLPWKLFIPYQNRPVIYANAEFFHPTFLYESIWNLALFLLLIVLFRRGEQGKMTLPSGALACTYLLGYSLGRIWIEGLRIDPLCLGALPPACEGGLRIAQLVSGLLMLAGVAGLLWLYARHQDLPDPAGVR encoded by the coding sequence ATGTTCACCTCCCCGGGCCCTGAGCTGATTCAGCTCGGGCCCTTCACGTTGCGCTGGTACGGACTGCTCATTGCTGCTGCGGTTCTGATCGGACTCAACATTTCAAGCCGCCTCGCTCGCAGCCGCGACCTGGACAACGGTCTGATCAGCGATCTGCTTCCCATTCTGATTCTCGCGTCGGTGCTTGGCGCACGTGCTTACTACGTCGCCTTTGAATGGCGAAATTATTCCGACAACTGGATCAAGGCTCTAGCCATCTGGGAGGGGGGCATCGCCATCCATGGCGCTCTGATTGCAGGCACACTCACCCTGATCCTGTTTTGTCGCTGGAGGCGTCAGTCCTTCTGGGATCTTCTCGATGTTCTGGTGCCTTCCCTGGCCCTGGGTCAGGCAATAGGGCGCTGGGGAAATTTCTTCAACTCCGAAGCCTTCGGAGTCCCAACGGACCTCCCTTGGAAGCTGTTCATTCCATACCAGAACAGGCCTGTGATCTACGCCAATGCAGAGTTTTTCCACCCGACGTTCCTTTATGAATCCATCTGGAACCTTGCACTGTTTCTGCTGTTGATTGTGTTGTTCCGCAGGGGAGAGCAGGGAAAAATGACGCTCCCCTCCGGTGCTCTCGCCTGCACGTATCTGCTTGGATACAGCCTCGGTCGAATTTGGATCGAAGGGTTGAGGATCGATCCGCTCTGTCTTGGAGCGCTACCCCCAGCCTGTGAAGGAGGCCTGCGCATCGCCCAGTTGGTGAGCGGGCTGCTGATGCTGGCCGGAGTCGCCGGTCTTCTCTGGCTGTATGCCCGTCACCAGGACCTGCCTGATCCGGCAGGGGTTCGTTGA